A region of Streptomyces sp. R44 DNA encodes the following proteins:
- a CDS encoding phosphonatase-like hydrolase codes for MAGTTIDEHGAVYAALREAAERTGVAVAPSDLQTWMGTDKREAIAALVGIGGGTVTPELVEEGYAAFRSILQERYRTKAPEALPGVEQALAELRARGIKVALTTGFSDDVAGPLLTSLGWSTEEGGNLDAVVTSDEVRRGRPAPYMIHRAMEKTGVTDVTKVLTAGDTVVDVLAGRNAGAGVVIGVLTGELPHEAFQDLPYSHVLGSVAEVPELPETRPAR; via the coding sequence ATGGCAGGCACCACCATCGACGAGCACGGCGCCGTGTACGCGGCACTGCGCGAGGCGGCCGAACGCACCGGAGTGGCTGTTGCCCCCAGTGATCTGCAGACCTGGATGGGCACGGACAAGCGCGAGGCCATCGCCGCCCTGGTCGGGATCGGCGGCGGCACCGTCACACCGGAACTGGTCGAGGAGGGGTACGCGGCCTTCCGGAGCATCCTCCAGGAGCGCTACCGCACCAAGGCCCCGGAGGCCCTTCCCGGCGTCGAGCAGGCGCTGGCCGAGCTCCGCGCCCGCGGCATCAAGGTTGCCCTGACCACGGGCTTCAGCGATGACGTCGCCGGCCCACTGCTGACCTCGCTCGGCTGGTCCACGGAGGAGGGCGGCAACCTGGACGCCGTCGTCACCTCCGACGAGGTACGACGCGGCCGCCCTGCCCCGTACATGATCCACCGCGCGATGGAGAAGACCGGCGTCACCGACGTGACGAAGGTCCTGACGGCAGGCGACACCGTCGTGGACGTACTGGCGGGCAGGAACGCCGGGGCGGGAGTCGTGATCGGCGTCCTGACCGGCGAACTACCCCACGAGGCGTTCCAGGACCTGCCGTACAGCCATGTCCTGGGCAGCGTCGCCGAGGTACCCGAACTACCGGAGACACGACCGGCCCGGTGA